gggtgcttgACCAAGCTCAGGCCCTGtcgaagagcagcaagcactcctggCCACTGAGCCGTCAGACGGAGCCATCTCTTCCGCCCCCAGAGCAACAGTGTTAGAGCCTGCAGGCTCTGGGTGTGGCTGACCACAGTTCCGTCTCCTTCCCTCCCGTACCACAATGGCCAGCTCCAGGTTTCGCTCATCTGTGTCCCATTCCCTGCTCTGCCCTTTGCCACCTTGTTCCCCTTCCACCTAAATAATTTGTTTAAGTTTTACCATTAATGTTGGGGCTGTCGTGTGGCAGGTAATGACGTTCAGAGATGTGGCTGTAGACTTCTCCCCGGAAGAATGGGAGTGTCTGACCCTGGAACAGAGGCATTTGTACAGAGATGTGATGTTGGAGAACTACAGCCACCTTGTCTCAGTAGGTAAGACTCAGTTTCACCCTAGacattgtatttttgttttggtttggttggtttttttggtttttgttttttatttgaaaagatgGTTGTCATCATTGGGGACCTCCATGTCCATCATCCTCCCACAGTGCTTTGTCCTTCTCCTTGCCCTTCTCGTCATTGTCCCTCTTCCTTCATCACCAAGGCACCAGATAAAAAGTTTGGAGATCTTATCATGTGGTTCTTCCTATGTTTTATCTTACATGCAGGCCTTTGCATTTATCAACCATGTGTGTTCCCTGTGTTGGAAAAGGAACAAGATGCCTCCGTGGATTTGGGCAGTGAGACCAGCAGGTTTTACCCAGGTGAGTGGCGGCCACCTGGGCAGTCATCCAGCGTCTGGCTGCTGAGTCAGCAGCACCTCTGGCCCGCAGGCGCAGGGCGCACTGTCCCAGGCTGATGGCCTCGCTGGCTGGCGCAGGGCACACTGTCCCTGGCTGACGGCCTCGCTGGCTGGCGCAGGACTCACTGTCCCTGGCTGACGGTCTCTGACAGAGCACGGAGCTTGTCCAGCCCCTCCGGCCtcgccttctctccagtcctctcttAGCGTCATCCTCATTGGTCCCCCACGTGACAGAAAGGGAAGTGTCGTTCTCTTTCTCTAGTGGCCTTGTTCTATGAATCATGTAGCTCAAATGCCTTCCCATCTCTTGctgtttttttatcttttctgtttagGTATTTATAAATTTCCCTACTCTCTAAAAATTTACAAACTATCAATCATTTTAGCTACAATTTCCTTCCTCCCCACGCCACCACCCGCAGCGGGTTGCCTTCCTTTATCTACTGTCTCCTTCCTTGTGTGTTTCCCGAGCTCATGGGGTCATTGTTCAAACGCACAGTCACCAGTTTTTAGTTTCAGCTTGGATTTACTAGCATTGAGAAAGAGTATATATATTAATAAGCCTTGTATTTTCCGTGATAGGAACTTACCCAGAAATTTTTGCCTGGTGGAAAAGAACACCGGTTAGGCTAGTGGCTAAAAGCCGGGATAGTAAGTAAAAACAGTGTGGGCCACTTAGGAGGAGCTACCTGCAGAGAGGTCAGGGCCAAAGGGAGAAACCAGGAGAATGCTGGCAAGACAAGCCCCGGCTTGGCCACCTCCTGTGTTTCTGCCTTTCCCCTCCACAGGTGAGGATGGCCGCGGTCAGTAGTTCAGCACATCCTCTGCAGGGGAAGTGGGGGGGGCTTTGTAGTCACGGTGGAACGGGACAacgagatggctgagcaggtagGAATGCTTCTTGCTCTACAGCCCTGAGGACCAGCGTCCAACCCCTGAAGCCTGTGGTGGGAGAGGAGAACTGGCTTCGCATGTCTACTGTGGCATGTTCAtatctgcagacacacacagtgacttccagatgtcTGCAGcggcacatgcatgcccacagtCACACCTACATACAGTGACTGCCACATGCACCCAcagtctgactgtctgtctgtgtctctgtctttctctctccacatacaataataataattaattaaaaataaatttgtctttGGCTAAGCCAGACTGGATATGCTCTTGTCTCCTGTTGTACTAGAAGGCATGTAGGGGCTGAAAAGATTGTTTGGTGGAAGAACACTGGCTATGTTAAAGGGGACCAAGGTTTGGTTCACAAGCCCTTCCCTTTTAAAATTAGCTCTCccaaaatttttgtttctttttttttttttgtccttttaatGTTGTCCagatttgggggtttttgtttgtttgtttgtttgtttttgagacattcaCTTCTTATGTGATTTACTTtaccactgacttttttttttcttttctttcttttttttggggggggggattttgagacagggtttctctgtagtttttggtgcctctcctggaactagctcttgtagaccaagctggcctcgaactcacagagatctgcctgcctccgcctcccgagtgctgggattaaaggtgtgcaccaccacagcccagctttaCCATTGATTTTTGAGGGCATTTTTTCCTATATGGATAGTAACagtatatatttacattattatctTTCAGATATAGATTCCATGTGGCAGATGAAGAAAGTTCTACCAAAAACTAGCAAATGTGCAAGACAGTTATCCCAGTGGGAAGTAATGGAAACCGATACAAACCACGGCCTTGAAGGTTCCTGTCCTAGAGCTGACTGGGAGGGCAAAGGTCAAGTTCCAGCACAAAAGGAGAGTCAGGAGGGATGCTTTAAGCAGCTGGCGCTTACCTGTGAAGAACCGCCCCTTTCGAATCAGCTCACGGGTTTTAGTCGCTGTCCAGGACCAcacacagaagaggaagcagacgACTTCAAGTCTGAAAAGGCCTACAGGTTTGCCGCAGACGCCGCCCAACTCCAGTTAATTTCCCCGGGTGAGAAATTCGAAGAAGACGAAAAATGTGGGAAGAGCTTTCCTCCTGGTACCAGACTGGCGCGGTGCCGCGCGCTTCACGCTGCGAAGAAGGCGTTCCAGTGCGAGGAGTGCGGCAAGGCTTTTAGCTTCCGTTCCAGTCTTACCGGGCACAAGCGGATCCACACCGGGGAAAAGCCCTTCCAGTGCAAGGAGTGCGGGAAAGCCTTTCGATTCCATTCGCTGCTCAGTGTCCACGTCCGGATTCACACGGGGGAGAAGTCCTACGAGTGTAAGGAGTGTGGGAAGTACTTTAACTACAGCTCAGACCTCACTCGGCACCACCGGATCCACACCGGAGAGAAGCCCTACCAGTGCAGGGAGTGTGGGAAGGCGTTCAGCTGCGGCTCAGACCTCACGCGCCACGAGAGGATCCACACTGGTGAGAAACCCTATGAGTGCAGCGAATGCGGGAAGGCCTTTATCCAGCAGTCGCATCTCATCAAACATCAGAGAATCCACACTGGTGAGAAACCTTACGTGTGCAAGGAGTGTGGGAAAGCTTTCACGTGTGGCTCACAATTAAGCCAGCACAGGAAAATCCACACTGGTGATAAGTTGCGGAAGTGCAAAGAATGCAAAAACTCCTTCAGTTTTGCCTTAGATCATACTCAACGGCAGTTAATATACATCGGTGAGAAGTTCTTTGAAGATAAGGAAAATGGGAAGACGCTTTTTCCAGATTCAGAACTTCCTCGGTACCAGACAGTCCACGCTGGTAAGAAAATATACGAGTGCCAAGGATGTGGCAAGGCCTTCAGTCTGCGCTCCATTGTCAGCAGCCTGAAGAAAATTCACAACCGGGAGAAGCTCTTTAAATGCAAGGACTGCGAGAAGGCCTTCCGGTGTCCCTCCGATCTGGCCCGCCATCAGAAGATCCACACCGGCGAAAAGCCCTACAAGTGTAAGGAATGCGGGAAGGGATTCATTTGCAGATCAGACCTTGGCCGGCATCAGAGAGTTCACACCGGAGTAAAGCCTTATGTGTGTAAGGAGTGTGGAAAAGCCTTCACTCGCGGGGCACACCTCACTCAACATCAGAAAAGTCACAGTAAGAAGCCGCACGAGTTCAGCAGAGGTGAGAAGGCCTTCGGTTCTGCTTTAGAAAACCCTCAGCAGCCGCTGATTGGTTCTGgcgaggaattctgggaagataaGGAATACGCAGAGACCTTCGCTTGCGGTGCGGATCTTGCTCAGTTTCGGCCGGGGAAGACGGCAAATGACTATAAAGCGACCGGCAAGGACTTGGGCTGGCGTTCAGGTGATAGAGGTCTTAAGACAGTTCATATTCGGGAGAAACGTTTCCAGTGCCGGGAGTGCCCAAAGGCCTTCAGATACAGCTCGGAACTCACGCGACACCAGAGGCTGCACACTGGGGAGAAGCCCTACAAATGCCAGGAATGCTGGAAAGcgtttgcctctgcctcagacCTGGCTCGGCACCAGAGGATTCACACCGGGGAGAGGCCCTATGAGTGCAATGAGTGTGGAAAGGCCTTTATCCAGCAGTCGCATCTTATAAAACATCAGAGGATCCACAGTGCCGAACAGACCAAGAGTGTAATGAGTGCGGAAAAGCCTTCGGTTGGCAGCCAGATGTTACTGAACATGAGGGAGTTCACACTGGTCAATAATCTTATCAATTTAAGGAGTGTTGGAAAGATTCTGCTCATGGCTCAGCTCAATCAGTGTCAGAAGATTTATACTCATGAGGagtcaagttgaggcagaacacTTGAAAAGCCTGTTTTTGTGTCTCAAATTTTACACAGCACTAGAATGCCCACATTGGTAGGGAACCAGACTGAGCTTCAGGAAAGCCTTCTTCTGTAACTCAAGCCACTGTCTCTTGAGGGATGgccctttacactgtgtgaagataatgccactgtggttggtttaataaaaaagctaaacGGCCAATGGCTCAGGAGGGATTTTCGAggtagagagaatgctgggaagaagggcggaATGGTTAGCCAGATgaagagcaagcaggatgggcTCTGTGGAGAGGTGGGGATAAAGCCGCGAGGCAGAAAGTGCACTAAAAGATACAGGCTAAGTTATAAGATCTAggtaggaacaagcctaagctatcagctgggctttcaaaattaataagtctccaggtCATGATTTGGGAGGTGGCTGGTGGGATGGAAAACTCGCTACAACTATCCATGTCAGTTAGTCCATGGTGGTAGGAAACCCGACAAGTGTAAGTGGTGGGGAAAGGCCTTGGGTTCATATCTTGCTCGAAGTGAGGATATTCATGAGAGGAAACTGGATGTAAGGAATATGGAAAGACCTTTATGTTTCAGAATTTAATGGACATCTGTGAAATGCTGGCTAAGAAAACTGAGTTCAAGGAATGTGGGAACACTTGTTCATGATTCTGAACTTAATTGGTAGAACAAACTCAAAAGAGACAAGAAGTGTGGAGAAGACTTTCAGAACCACGGCCTTAGGAGCGCATATGGCAGGGAACCACCGATGTCCAGGGAATGTGGAGAGCTTTTAGTTTGGACTCGCCTCTCGTAGGACAGGAAGTCCATACTGATGCAGCGCCCGTAAGTGTGAGGAGTGACTCAGTGATCGTGTAAACATTTGTACTCTCGTGTGGTGTGAAACCCAGAGCCTGCGCGTGCTATACGAGTGCTCTTGGTTCCCAGCCCTCCCTGGTGAGGGAACTTATGAAGACCGCATTTTCCCAGGGGTACTCTTCACAGCTGTGACAGCGAGTGACACAGAAGCAAGAAAAGCTGATTTATTTCTACTCGTTATgataatttcttttcaaaaaccCCTAAGTGTAATGCCAGAAGACCTCTGGGCAAAATAATATGCCTGTCATCCAGGGTCATGATATAATCTATGTTTATTTAGGAAAGACTTTACTGGTGGGCTCTTTATGTGCTGTAAGGATACCTTACAAGAGAAGTGGCTAAAACTCTATTTTAGAGTATTTGCAAAGAAATATAAATGTGTAAAATATTCAAGACATGATTTTTATATGTGGAGCACATATTTTCTAGGAAAACTTAGAAGTGcttgttttttttaacacaacATACAAAGTccaacagaatttttaaaacatcagaATTGCATTTAAAAAGTCCTGTGAGGGCCTGGAGATGCAGGTTGGTTGGTAGGGTGTTTGCCTagtgtgcatgaagccctgggtttggtttcccGTTCTGCATAATCAAGTATCGTGGTCCATGCCTGAAATGCTAATACTCAGAAGGTGGACatagaggatcagaagttcagggtcttGCTTGGACCACGTagttaattcaaggccagccaggaattcatgagactgtctcaaatgaaaaagaagacCATGTTTGACTAAGGTTATAGGAGATAcgtaatatattttacatatataacatgtatatgtatatataccatagAAGAAGACGGAACCATGTGGGACTTAGTTAGCATAATTCTTACATTTGAAAAGTTTCAGTtgtaaaggaaatgaagaatcTCAAGAGAGGTAAACTGGACATTTAAAGGGAAAGGTGATGCCAGCTCCTTTTCAGGCGTGTTTTGTGGGTGAATGACAGTTCTGGGTGATGCAAACGTATGTTTAGGTCAGTGCTGAGTATCATGCGAATTCAGTTCTTGGTACCTTTTAGTATTATATGTTGAGCAATGGTGAGTAAATGTACATATTTAAAGCATTTAAGTATTTCATGTGCATGTTATTCTGAGATTATTGTCATTTATAATAAAGCTATATTCATTTATGCTAACCagatctatccatctatctatctatctatccatccatccatccatccatccatccatctatctatctatctatctatctatctatctatctaatgttcattggtgttttgcctgcgtgtatgtctgtatgagggtgccagattctctggaactggagttacaaacagttgtgaactgccacgtgggtgctgggagttgaacccaggtcctctggaagaacagccactgagtcatctctccagctcccagatttatttttgttaagattATTTATGtggatgtttgtgtgtctgtgcatgtcttttttttttaaaaaggacaaagaCCATCATtggaggttgtcttctggcctacatGCTCACTTGAACACATATATCATAAACAcaatgaagatttaaaaaatatctcaatTTATTAAGAACTAAGAAACTATAAGTTTAATTTAGAAAAGAGCTGCCCATTTCAAGATGTTACAGATTGacagtttaatatttttctttgaaaatttcatgcatgtatgtaatgTATTTGACCATATTGCCCTCCAgtgtgtgacccactgagtttaattggCACTGCTTGCATGAGTATGGCTCAATAGTATTTACTAGGGCATAGACAACTTGAATGTCTACAccacagaagaaaaatgagtcccccctcccccagcagccatAAACCCAAGGTCAGGGACCTTGATGGAATGTTGTCAGGCTCAATCCTGTCCAAGTCTCACAGCTGGTGAGACCTCATGAGTGCAAACAAACATTAGTACTCATAGaactaaaaatacatttaaaaattaacaaaattaaaatggacAGAAAGGTATTAACACCCTAAATATCAGAGGACAAGAGGTCTTCAGGGATCTAGGGACCAGAAATAACTTTGTGGCTGCCATTCTGGGACAGATGCAGGATAGGCTCAGAGCACGGTTGTTATTTAAACAGGACCTAAAAGTTTTACGATCccaaactttgccaaaacaaggtgggacagtccttcagaatttcctgcttcacaggaaagtctgtcagaaaTGCTAAGTCTGTAGGCCAGAGTTGGATGCCCCAATTTTGCAGAGGAAATTTGGGTAACTTCAGGTAGTTTGAGGTCCCTATCATTAGGTAAGGTTTTTACCTGTGTGGGGTCTTTGACAGAGTAGAAGACCAGATAGTCATAGTTACAGTGTTTCTTATTTAtgctaaaagataaattagatgtgaaactttagactcaccaagataggatagataatagagtattttctccaattttgccaaatacaaaagaattggatagccggacagtggtggcacatgcctttaatcccagcactcgggaggcagaagcaggcggatctctgtgagttcgagaccagcctggtctacaagagctagttccaggactggctccaaaaccacagagaaaccctgtctcgaaaaaccaaaaaaaaaaaaaaaaaaaaaagaattgtatatTGTTACtctaattcttacttaataactgttttgtttatatatttttactatgttaaggataaaacattccttttaaattagacaaaaaggggtgCACGCACACATCTGGAGGTTAGAGGATAAGTTCaggtcagttctcaccttccaccctgTGTGCactgagattgaactcaggtcttcaggctcgATGGCAGAGTCTTTACCACAGAGTCATCTCATCAACCCTGTGACATGTGTGCATTTGTTACTGGGTTACTGTTTGTGTAAGCACAGTGGTGGCAGCAACCCTTTGGCCAGAAGGTAATGAATATTGTGTTTAGTTACTGAGTGTTATTTGTAGAAATGAGGCTGTAGTTAAAGGGTTCCCATCTTGGTGACTAcaaaggaaagactggaggaaGAATTACTACCTGTGACAGTTAAGGAGGACACTGGGATGTGCAAAGCAGTGGCTTCTCGGAGAGGCATGGGGGTTTTCCTGGACGCCTTTGCATGCTGGAGAGCACTTTGTGTGGGCTGTAGTGCTCAACATGGTGAGTACTGTGTGCACTGGTGAGTCTGCAGAGTTTCAGGTTTATAGTTCAAGAAGAAAAGATGATGGGTATTTTCCCAAGAATGTTCAACTCTCTTGTCATAGAGCacatgttaaaaaacaaaacaaaacaaaaaaaaacattaagaagaTGGGCAAGAACACTTCAGGACATGTGTGATCAATATCATAAGGAGCCACGATCAGTCTAGATCCCTCAAGAGAAAAGGTTTTACTGGCTAGATGACTTGGGCTGGTTGACCAGAAGTCGTTCAAAGAGTCCTAAATGAAAAAAAGCAGATTCTTTGGGTCACGGTAGCTAAGTTCCAGTGGGGTGATGTAGAATGAGGGTAGAGCAGAAGGAGatagcatgcatgtgtgctccaAGTGTTTCTGTATACCTGTGAGCAGAAAAAGTGGAGCGGCACCGTGTGGGCGGAGGTAAGGAGAACAAGCCACCAGCTGGGCAGTCCAGGCACAGTAAGCAAGCCAGGCTCATCTTTGTGGTTATATTAAATTACAAGAATGGAAAACAAGAATTGGTCTAGTTGTAGAGAGTGAGCTTTGGTAGATGTCATCCAAAATGATATGTGACAAGGTACATTAAAGCTTGAGGCTCCGGGCAGTGcaccgcacgcctttaattctagcacttggggaggcagaggcaagtgggtctccgagttcaaggtcagtctggtctatagagtgagttccaggacagccagagctgttatatagagaaactctggAATTTCCAACAAGGTTTtgtaaaggtggaaggggaaagacaaacacacaaaccactTGCCCGTTTCCAGACCCAGAGGTTAGGAGCAACATCTAAAGGCTTTCAGCACACTGAGTAAAGTCACACTATAGCAACTAAGGAGCATTCCAGGAAATGGCTGAAGATAAACAGGCGTGATTGTTAATGAATTATGTATTCCAGAAGGCATAGTAGAGAAAATGTTAAGAGTTCACCTCACCCACCCCAGTCTCCTTGGGCTAGCGGAGCCTTGGAGCCTCAGATCTCCTACAGGGAAATTTCCCTAAGTGAGCCATtttggtttaggtttttttttcttttttttttctactctgttCCTTTTATATCCACAGTAACTTTCATTTCCTAATTATTCTAATTGTTCTTGACAGTAGTTCTTACTGCCTCCTCCCAGGGGGGCTTCGATGTATGCTTTGAAAAGGGGATGACTCACCCAAAGTCAGCATTCCTTATTCTTTGGATTCCTTCCAGGAAAAAGTCACCCTGCAGTTCACTGTCAGTAAAACAAGTGTCCGGAAAAATGGCCAGGGAAGGCACCGGCTGAAAGCCAGTTTCATGATATGGGGTAACACGGTAAGGCACAGCCTGGAGTGAACAGTGCCATTACCTACTGGGTCATCTCCTTGGCCCAGAAActcatatttttattgaatttcatTACCGACCGTACTTTTTGACTAAACTGCTATTTAGATCAGTGGCTAGAGTCTTTGCTCAGTTTCCCATAGCCTGTTTTTAAGACATTTGTTTTTATCACAATCAAGTGATATTTTCACAGATTCATAAGCAAATAGGAAGTAGAAGTCACCCCAACAGTCCTTATTTTTAACTCAGGAAAGACTGATCTACTTTTGACAGATTTCTCAAACTTCTTCCTGCCCAAACTATCATTCATAATATAAGTATGAGGTGCCCTGAATTTTCGAGCACTTTGGTATTGATTGATTCACCTCTATTAAACTGACCACCCATTATTTTCTAGTATCCCTGTTTACAGAATCACACCGAGTAATCTCATCTTACCTTGAACAGTGCTTGGATCTTAAGGGGAGGTGTTATCAGAACTCCTTCAGCAATAGCCTTTTATATACTGGCGTGGTCTCAGGTACTGTAAGTGTAGAGGGAAAGCATGCATGGCCCCTTTCTGTGCTGGAGACTGTTTTGGAGAGGCTACTGTAATATTAAGTTGGGGGTGTCACCCCAGTCCTTGGCAGTCATCCTTGGGGCGCCAGTGGAGTGGAAAGCTCCATCTCAGGCCCCCTCCCTCTGGGAATTGCCTTGGGCCAACTCCACCTCTgtactccaactcccagcctgccaaatgctgaccccttcccagggaggaTCAGGAcaactcccacaggctatttaggctcctGCTGGAAAAAGGAACACGAAGTGGTTTTGGGTTTTGCGTctccctgtatgtgtgtgtcccgtctttcactctctctcctcgccatgctcccagccacccaggATCGTGGCATTTATTAAACGTGGGcatttttaatttggtctaatctggtttaaTTGGAGTTATTTTGCGTCAGCCAAGAGCCTTGTCTTaagatttttcttaacagctaCAATAGGAAAATCCCAAACTTACTCATAAGcttggggaaaaacaaaaagaaaagctagCCAGCGGGATGGTGACCCTGGCAGGAGCCCCAACGTGTGCCAATGACTACAAAGCCACAGGCCAGTGGCTTTTTCGTGAATTCATACTGTAAAGTTGGGGGCCAATTGTTGCACGagttctaattggtattaataataaaaacctggagacagatattagggaatgaaagctgaaagatcagagaagcagagcagccagcccctAGAGGTCTTACCCCTACAACTCTGAGCTCCAAAGAGACCgagctcctctctctgcccagctcccaaatcatggcatGGAGACTTAACCAGCCTTAGCTTACAcatgtcccactagctcttataacttaacctgtttctcttcttctacaTTTCGAGTCaggctttttactttctttcattctgtatatcttaccccatgtgtctgtctgtctgtttgtctggtGTCTGTCTGAGTGGCTGTCCCTGGgcatctccttct
This genomic window from Chionomys nivalis chromosome 2, mChiNiv1.1, whole genome shotgun sequence contains:
- the LOC130865512 gene encoding zinc finger protein 345 isoform X1 gives rise to the protein MAHVMTFRDVAVDFSPEEWECLTLEQRHLYRDVMLENYSHLVSVGLCIYQPCVFPVLEKEQDASVDLGSETSRFYPDIDSMWQMKKVLPKTSKCARQLSQWEVMETDTNHGLEGSCPRADWEGKGQVPAQKESQEGCFKQLALTCEEPPLSNQLTGFSRCPGPHTEEEADDFKSEKAYRFAADAAQLQLISPGEKFEEDEKCGKSFPPGTRLARCRALHAAKKAFQCEECGKAFSFRSSLTGHKRIHTGEKPFQCKECGKAFRFHSLLSVHVRIHTGEKSYECKECGKYFNYSSDLTRHHRIHTGEKPYQCRECGKAFSCGSDLTRHERIHTGEKPYECSECGKAFIQQSHLIKHQRIHTGEKPYVCKECGKAFTCGSQLSQHRKIHTGDKLRKCKECKNSFSFALDHTQRQLIYIGEKFFEDKENGKTLFPDSELPRYQTVHAGKKIYECQGCGKAFSLRSIVSSLKKIHNREKLFKCKDCEKAFRCPSDLARHQKIHTGEKPYKCKECGKGFICRSDLGRHQRVHTGVKPYVCKECGKAFTRGAHLTQHQKSHSKKPHEFSRGEKAFGSALENPQQPLIGSGEEFWEDKEYAETFACGADLAQFRPGKTANDYKATGKDLGWRSGDRGLKTVHIREKRFQCRECPKAFRYSSELTRHQRLHTGEKPYKCQECWKAFASASDLARHQRIHTGERPYECNECGKAFIQQSHLIKHQRIHSAEQTKSVMSAEKPSVGSQMLLNMREFTLVNNLINLRSVGKILLMAQLNQCQKIYTHEESS